A portion of the Thermodesulfobacteriota bacterium genome contains these proteins:
- a CDS encoding (Fe-S)-binding protein, with protein MSPVSATYWGLPGYVIFWALFAIAFGLFLQRAYLLYRLMRLGGPENRFDRKGRRFKEMVLEVVPQWCTLKTLSREDRAGLAHALLFWSFSLFFLSYIIFVGLAGGFGLSEYIERTPFETFYFSILDLAALLVTLTLIVAAIRRYVIRPPRLEPTAEAGVILMMVFSLMALHVLSVGFDHASRGVQASWPPLGSALAHYLSGTGLSKASLESGYRLMWWLHYLVILSFMVYIPRSKHLHILASIANAFFKPLDTKVDLRPIPLEALEAAEGTATLGASKIQDFTWKDLLDLYACAECGRCHVNCPAQLTGKTLSPREVIHHLKEHLLESGPALLSQKAGSTAEPSAETSAKAMIGEVVKEEEIWACTTCGACQEVCPVSIEHIRKIIDMRRNLVMEQSRMPESAQLMLRNMQQRGHPWAGLQSMRLRGDWTSEAEVRVLGDGEEAKTLFWVGCTGALVERNVKATLAMTRVLRAAGVDFAVLGDGETCCGDPARRAGYEFQFQMMAEQNIEVFKSHAVEEIITTCPHCYHTMKHEYPKFGGAFKVLHYTELLADLIRQGRLRLSPKGLPTTLTYHDPCYLGRYNGLYTEPRQILRSITGGHLREMARSRQTGFCCGGGGGLMWIEEQPGTTKINQTRLEDIVKTGAEAVVAACPYCLQMFEDAINHKGIQNALKAMDLVEVVEEAMRS; from the coding sequence GTGTCACCGGTCAGCGCGACCTACTGGGGGCTTCCCGGCTATGTGATCTTCTGGGCTCTGTTCGCCATTGCCTTCGGCCTCTTCCTCCAGAGGGCCTATCTCCTCTATCGCCTCATGCGGCTCGGCGGGCCAGAGAACCGCTTCGACCGGAAAGGTCGAAGGTTCAAGGAGATGGTCCTGGAGGTCGTCCCCCAGTGGTGCACCCTGAAGACCCTGTCACGGGAGGACCGGGCGGGATTGGCCCATGCCCTCCTCTTCTGGTCCTTCAGCCTCTTCTTCCTCAGTTATATCATCTTCGTCGGACTGGCAGGAGGCTTCGGCCTCTCTGAATACATCGAACGGACCCCCTTCGAGACCTTCTATTTTTCGATCCTCGATCTGGCGGCCCTCCTCGTCACCCTCACCCTGATCGTGGCCGCGATCCGGCGTTACGTCATTCGACCGCCGAGGCTCGAGCCCACGGCCGAAGCAGGGGTGATCCTGATGATGGTCTTCTCTCTGATGGCCCTTCATGTATTGAGCGTGGGCTTCGACCACGCCAGCCGGGGGGTTCAGGCCTCCTGGCCACCCCTTGGATCGGCCCTGGCACACTACCTTTCCGGCACCGGACTTTCAAAGGCCTCCCTCGAATCGGGCTACCGCCTCATGTGGTGGCTCCACTACCTCGTCATCCTCAGCTTCATGGTCTACATCCCTCGCTCGAAGCACCTTCACATCCTGGCCTCCATCGCCAATGCCTTCTTCAAGCCCCTCGATACGAAGGTCGACCTTCGTCCGATTCCCCTCGAGGCCCTCGAGGCGGCCGAAGGGACGGCGACCCTCGGGGCCTCGAAGATCCAGGACTTCACCTGGAAAGACCTCCTCGATCTCTACGCCTGTGCAGAATGTGGCCGGTGCCATGTGAACTGTCCAGCCCAGCTCACCGGAAAGACGCTCTCTCCAAGGGAGGTCATCCATCACCTGAAGGAGCATCTCCTCGAATCGGGGCCGGCCCTTCTAAGCCAAAAGGCTGGCTCTACGGCCGAACCTTCCGCCGAGACCTCTGCCAAGGCGATGATCGGCGAGGTGGTCAAAGAGGAGGAGATCTGGGCCTGCACCACCTGCGGGGCCTGTCAGGAGGTCTGCCCGGTCAGCATCGAACACATCCGGAAGATCATCGACATGAGACGGAACTTAGTGATGGAGCAGAGCCGGATGCCCGAAAGCGCCCAGCTCATGCTGAGAAATATGCAGCAGAGGGGCCATCCCTGGGCCGGCCTCCAGTCGATGCGATTGAGGGGAGACTGGACGTCCGAGGCCGAGGTGAGGGTTTTGGGCGATGGGGAAGAGGCCAAGACCCTCTTCTGGGTGGGTTGCACCGGCGCCCTGGTCGAACGAAACGTCAAGGCGACCCTCGCCATGACCCGGGTCCTTCGGGCGGCCGGGGTGGACTTCGCGGTCCTGGGAGATGGCGAGACCTGTTGCGGAGACCCGGCCCGAAGGGCAGGGTATGAATTTCAATTCCAGATGATGGCCGAACAGAACATCGAGGTCTTTAAAAGCCACGCCGTTGAGGAGATCATAACGACCTGTCCCCACTGCTACCACACGATGAAGCACGAATACCCGAAATTCGGGGGAGCCTTCAAGGTCCTTCACTACACCGAGCTGCTGGCCGACCTGATCCGACAGGGGAGGTTGAGGCTGAGCCCGAAGGGACTCCCGACGACCCTCACCTACCATGACCCATGCTACCTTGGCCGATACAATGGCCTCTACACCGAACCGCGGCAGATCCTCCGCTCCATCACCGGAGGGCACCTGAGGGAGATGGCGCGCTCCCGGCAGACGGGCTTCTGCTGCGGCGGCGGAGGGGGATTGATGTGGATCGAAGAGCAGCCCGGCACGACGAAGATCAACCAGACCCGGCTGGAAGACATCGTCAAGACAGGCGCCGAGGCCGTGGTCGCCGCTTGCCCCTACTGTCTGCAGATGTTCGAGGATGCGATCAATCATAAGGGCATCCAGAATGCGTTGAAGGCCATGGATCTGGTCGAGGTGGTCGAAGAGGCCATGAGGTCCTAA
- a CDS encoding hydrogenase iron-sulfur subunit, with the protein MSAATKFKPRIIGFVCNWUGYGAADLAGVSRLQYSNEVRIVRMMCAGRVDFSFVFRAFQNRLDGVYIAGCRLDECKYITQGNYHALNLVLLCKRIMEYVGLNPERIRIEFMSSAEGGRFAETVNDFIKKIRSLGPFGKAEGLDEGEAAARVQRIMALIPYLKIAKREKLLTRQKERESWDQLFTREEIEALFRELPSYYIDPEKCQACMSCARRCPVDAILSGKNLIHIIDQEKCIKCGTCLEACPPKFSAVTKIVGGPVPPPIPEEKRKIVRKGKEN; encoded by the coding sequence ATGAGCGCTGCCACGAAGTTCAAACCCCGGATCATCGGCTTTGTCTGCAACTGGTGAGGGTACGGGGCGGCTGACCTGGCTGGAGTTTCCAGACTGCAATATTCGAACGAGGTGAGAATCGTCCGGATGATGTGCGCCGGAAGGGTGGACTTCTCTTTCGTCTTCCGCGCCTTCCAGAACCGTCTCGACGGGGTCTATATCGCCGGTTGCCGGCTCGACGAATGCAAATACATCACCCAGGGCAACTACCATGCCCTGAACCTGGTCCTCCTCTGCAAGCGGATCATGGAGTATGTGGGGTTGAACCCGGAGCGGATCCGGATCGAATTCATGTCTTCGGCCGAGGGAGGCCGTTTCGCCGAGACGGTCAACGACTTCATCAAAAAGATCCGTTCCCTCGGCCCCTTTGGCAAGGCCGAGGGGTTGGACGAGGGCGAGGCCGCGGCCAGGGTGCAACGGATCATGGCGTTGATCCCGTACCTGAAGATCGCCAAGAGGGAGAAACTCCTCACCCGCCAGAAGGAGCGCGAATCCTGGGACCAGCTCTTCACCCGGGAGGAGATCGAGGCGCTCTTCCGGGAGCTTCCTTCCTACTATATCGATCCGGAGAAGTGTCAGGCCTGCATGAGCTGCGCCCGACGCTGTCCGGTCGATGCCATTCTCAGCGGCAAGAACCTGATCCACATCATCGATCAGGAGAAATGTATCAAATGCGGGACCTGTCTCGAGGCCTGCCCGCCCAAATTCAGCGCGGTGACGAAGATCGTCGGAGGCCCCGTCCCGCCACCCATTCCCGAAGAGAAACGAAAGATCGTCAGAAAAGGCAAGGAAAATTAA
- a CDS encoding electron transfer flavoprotein subunit alpha/FixB family protein, whose protein sequence is MEAHKGLLILGEMVEGKLAPVTVELLGAGRKLADDLGEPLNALLMGSKASSLAQEAIAYGADQVHIAEDPFLDQYHPEAYTQVMTNLCKALLPSIVLMGYTDIGSDLAPRLNGRLGGGLAMDCMSLSIDPSTKLLVTTRPVFGGNAHATMVAKAARPQMATVRPKTLPPAERNDSRQGKVIPVEGKVDPSTLKVKVVERIKEEVEGVKLEDAEVVVAGGRGIGSAKNWEMIQELARVLGGAVGATRPACDEGWAPVSAQIGQSGKVVSPKLYIAVALSGACPISPATWDPSTSWRSTRTKRPTSSTWPTTALSQTLKKSSPPSPPN, encoded by the coding sequence ATGGAAGCGCATAAAGGTCTTTTAATCCTCGGAGAGATGGTGGAGGGTAAGCTCGCACCGGTCACCGTTGAACTCCTCGGAGCGGGAAGGAAACTGGCCGATGACCTCGGCGAGCCATTGAACGCCCTTCTCATGGGAAGCAAGGCCTCGAGCCTGGCCCAGGAGGCGATCGCCTACGGGGCCGACCAGGTCCACATCGCGGAGGACCCTTTTTTGGATCAGTATCATCCCGAGGCCTATACCCAGGTGATGACCAACCTTTGCAAAGCCCTTCTTCCCTCGATCGTGCTCATGGGTTACACGGATATCGGTTCTGACCTCGCCCCGAGGCTCAACGGAAGGTTGGGAGGAGGCCTTGCGATGGACTGCATGAGCCTTTCCATCGATCCCTCCACAAAACTGCTCGTCACGACCCGGCCGGTCTTCGGAGGAAATGCCCATGCGACGATGGTGGCCAAAGCGGCCCGTCCTCAGATGGCCACGGTCCGGCCCAAAACTTTGCCCCCTGCCGAGCGGAACGATTCGAGGCAGGGGAAGGTGATCCCGGTCGAAGGGAAAGTCGATCCCTCGACGCTCAAGGTGAAGGTCGTCGAGCGGATCAAGGAGGAGGTCGAGGGCGTGAAGCTCGAAGATGCCGAGGTCGTCGTGGCCGGAGGCCGGGGCATCGGAAGCGCCAAGAATTGGGAGATGATCCAGGAGCTTGCCCGGGTGTTGGGCGGTGCGGTGGGAGCCACCCGACCTGCCTGCGACGAGGGCTGGGCGCCGGTATCGGCCCAGATCGGCCAGAGCGGAAAGGTGGTGAGCCCCAAGCTCTATATTGCCGTGGCCCTCTCCGGGGCCTGTCCCATATCTCCGGCCACCTGGGATCCAAGTACATCGTGGCGATCAACAAGGACAAAGAGGCCAACATCTTCAACGTGGCCCACTACGGCATTGTCGCAGACTTTAAAGAAGTCCTCCCCGCCCTCACCGCCAAACTGA
- a CDS encoding electron transfer flavoprotein subunit beta/FixA family protein codes for MNIVVCVKQVLDPEIPPAKFKIDPATKQVIPPPGVPPVISVYDERAVEVACRLKDKHKGKITVLSLGSAKAADVIRHAISMGADEGYVLSDPAFENLDSFGTAHVLSKAIQKIGAYDLVLCGRQAADWGDGQVGPILAELLGLPLITIAASVEAVEKTVRVKRMVSDGYEVLEAPMPCLVTVSSEVGLPRLPGGMGLMMARKKQIPTWKAQDIGVDPSQLDKGKAHMEVIGLSVPTRKTQCEIIAANTPAEAGVALAEKIAKLI; via the coding sequence ATGAACATCGTCGTCTGCGTCAAACAGGTTCTCGACCCCGAGATCCCGCCGGCCAAATTCAAGATCGATCCGGCGACCAAACAGGTCATCCCTCCACCAGGCGTTCCGCCCGTGATCAGCGTCTATGACGAGAGGGCGGTGGAGGTGGCCTGCAGACTCAAGGACAAACATAAGGGAAAGATCACCGTATTGAGCCTGGGTTCGGCCAAAGCCGCCGACGTGATCAGACATGCCATCTCCATGGGGGCCGATGAGGGCTATGTGCTGAGTGACCCGGCTTTCGAAAACCTCGACAGCTTCGGAACGGCCCACGTCCTTTCCAAGGCCATTCAGAAGATCGGGGCCTACGACCTCGTCCTCTGTGGACGGCAGGCCGCCGACTGGGGCGATGGTCAGGTGGGGCCGATCTTAGCCGAGCTGCTCGGGCTGCCCCTCATCACGATCGCCGCATCGGTCGAGGCGGTGGAGAAGACGGTCCGGGTGAAGCGAATGGTGAGCGACGGCTACGAGGTGCTTGAGGCGCCAATGCCCTGCCTGGTGACGGTCAGCAGCGAGGTCGGCCTCCCCCGACTTCCGGGCGGGATGGGGTTGATGATGGCCCGGAAAAAGCAGATCCCGACCTGGAAGGCCCAGGACATCGGGGTGGATCCTTCCCAACTGGATAAAGGGAAGGCCCATATGGAGGTGATCGGCCTCTCCGTGCCGACCCGAAAGACCCAGTGCGAGATCATCGCCGCAAACACTCCGGCCGAGGCCGGGGTCGCCCTGGCAGAAAAGATCGCCAAATTGATTTGA
- a CDS encoding DUF1887 family CARF protein, whose product MSHNIPQSENLFLLVGTNPLPNYVAAKLLLKPGGHIYLFHTDETATVADRLIAALQAEKGRVTKIEVKEAQGEEIFNKIAEHVKGKQDVGLNYTGGTKTMAVHAYRAVEEYCQGAVFSYLDARTLSMVVDQGDQPSRLFPVGLQVQPTVETLLVLHGYTLKRPPATDVFGTEIAQTLARINCKNFRSWCDDNLRNGPDTPIRKKGLDDLSLPNFIDWQGARFLKDLATQWNREVIEVAKWLDGKWLEHYTLWSLQQIAKDCQIHETAMSITPKERNFEFDVVAMRGYQLFAISCTTETKRSLTKQKLFEVFVRARQMGGDEARIGLVCCAPKAEDNPDSNPTAIQKEIEESWDAAGKVRVFGAEHLPNLPDHLRDWFNSQPS is encoded by the coding sequence ATGAGCCATAATATTCCTCAATCAGAAAACCTCTTTCTCTTGGTGGGGACAAATCCTCTGCCCAACTATGTCGCCGCGAAATTGCTGTTAAAACCGGGCGGACACATCTACCTGTTCCACACCGACGAGACCGCCACGGTGGCCGACCGTCTGATTGCGGCTTTGCAGGCTGAAAAAGGTCGGGTAACCAAAATCGAAGTCAAAGAAGCCCAGGGGGAAGAAATTTTCAACAAAATAGCGGAGCATGTAAAAGGCAAACAAGATGTCGGCCTGAATTACACAGGAGGCACCAAGACGATGGCCGTTCACGCATATCGGGCCGTGGAGGAGTATTGTCAAGGGGCAGTATTCAGTTACTTGGATGCACGGACACTGAGTATGGTTGTGGATCAAGGAGACCAACCCAGCCGGTTATTCCCTGTTGGTCTTCAGGTACAGCCTACAGTTGAGACTCTGCTTGTGCTGCACGGCTATACGCTCAAGCGGCCACCGGCAACTGACGTATTCGGGACAGAGATTGCTCAGACTTTAGCACGGATAAATTGCAAAAACTTCCGAAGTTGGTGCGACGACAATCTCCGCAATGGGCCTGATACCCCAATCCGCAAAAAAGGTTTAGATGACCTTTCCCTCCCTAACTTTATAGATTGGCAAGGCGCCCGGTTTTTGAAAGACTTGGCAACCCAATGGAACAGGGAAGTGATAGAAGTGGCTAAATGGTTGGATGGTAAATGGCTGGAACACTATACGCTATGGTCGTTGCAGCAAATAGCGAAAGACTGCCAGATTCACGAAACTGCGATGAGTATTACCCCCAAGGAGCGCAACTTTGAATTTGATGTGGTGGCTATGCGGGGGTATCAGTTATTTGCCATCTCGTGTACGACGGAAACCAAGCGTAGCCTTACCAAGCAAAAGCTGTTTGAAGTTTTTGTGCGCGCCCGGCAGATGGGCGGCGACGAGGCCCGAATAGGGCTGGTCTGCTGCGCCCCAAAAGCAGAAGACAATCCGGATAGTAACCCGACCGCAATTCAGAAGGAAATTGAAGAATCCTGGGACGCTGCGGGCAAGGTGCGTGTGTTTGGCGCCGAACACTTGCCGAATTTACCTGACCATTTGCGGGATTGGTTCAACTCCCAACCGTCGTGA
- the cas6 gene encoding CRISPR system precrRNA processing endoribonuclease RAMP protein Cas6, with the protein MIERLYFSLYRFTFRPNFAIRFFGQWKGSVLRGAFGSSLRRLACLNRDQETCDACSMQERCAYTLIFNPIDAGKIKRLKNLPRGFVIKPPLDGATEYTSATPLRFEMVLVGDRIRGLPYVIVPFKELGRFGIGLNRGRFSLDGIEVLRGGRYDSIYDPETNVVSNFEAQIRGEDLLKRSEKFRGDRLTLRFLTPTRVRYNPTGRKGESRLVRDPEFHHLVRRLRDRINALSVSYCGGPLEVDFSGLAERATKVMKVHSNLEWVGMRRRSRTQETYHDQSGFIGEMTFEGDLEEFLPLLLAGEYLHVGEDAVFGNGWYEIGEQITSRFLQTPRSF; encoded by the coding sequence ATGATCGAGAGACTCTATTTCTCCCTCTATCGATTCACGTTCAGACCCAACTTCGCCATACGATTTTTTGGTCAATGGAAGGGGAGTGTCCTGAGGGGCGCCTTTGGGTCTTCCCTGAGAAGGCTGGCCTGTTTGAATCGAGATCAAGAAACCTGCGACGCCTGCAGCATGCAAGAGAGGTGTGCCTACACCCTGATCTTCAACCCCATTGACGCAGGGAAGATTAAGAGGCTCAAGAATCTCCCCCGGGGGTTCGTTATCAAACCCCCTTTGGATGGGGCCACGGAATACACCTCCGCCACCCCCCTCAGGTTCGAGATGGTCCTGGTGGGGGATCGGATCCGTGGCCTCCCTTATGTGATCGTTCCATTCAAAGAGCTCGGCAGGTTCGGGATCGGTTTGAACAGGGGGAGGTTCAGTCTCGATGGAATCGAAGTTTTACGAGGGGGCCGATACGATTCGATCTATGATCCCGAGACCAACGTGGTTTCCAATTTCGAGGCCCAGATCAGAGGGGAAGATTTGCTCAAAAGGAGCGAAAAGTTCCGGGGCGACCGGTTGACCCTCCGATTCCTGACCCCGACCCGGGTCCGATACAACCCCACCGGACGGAAAGGGGAGAGCAGGCTCGTCAGAGACCCCGAATTCCACCATCTTGTCCGACGGCTTCGGGATCGGATCAATGCCCTCTCCGTCTCCTATTGCGGAGGACCCCTGGAGGTTGATTTTTCTGGGCTTGCCGAGCGGGCCACAAAGGTTATGAAAGTTCATTCCAACCTCGAATGGGTCGGGATGCGGCGAAGAAGCCGAACCCAGGAAACCTATCACGACCAAAGCGGATTCATAGGAGAGATGACCTTTGAAGGGGACCTAGAGGAATTCCTTCCTCTGCTTCTGGCCGGAGAATACCTCCACGTCGGCGAAGACGCCGTCTTCGGCAATGGGTGGTATGAAATTGGGGAGCAAATAACTTCACGTTTTCTCCAAACCCCCCGATCTTTTTGA